The Chloroflexota bacterium genome window below encodes:
- a CDS encoding zinc-binding dehydrogenase: MSDRWQQYRQATGPLPSHNLTWPFAGRSLESVGVDGQPVRETMPTCGPDEILVRVDALGLCASDAKMIRMGHDYPLFFERDFDADPARLGHEAALTAVIVGDGWQAQYYAGQRLGIQPDVYVDGKRTIFGVNIPGAMAQYVILERGVLASDFGSCIFPVLSDVSYADIALLEPWACVDVAYRATARRPTPKQDGLLWIKGNPGDRRTYRVGCELKSRHIVLTNVPPSLARELHSRYGVVAERPRASAVDVAEEFAPDTGLDDIILIDPKEADHVAEAVDQLASRGTLNLVTNHSWDEPVAVDMNKLHYQHLALLGCTGPDIADAYGTERNRSELRPGGVIWILGAGGTMGRMHIQRALQLPNGPRAIIATNRGQERLNSIINDFSALAATSGRELVAFNPTMEPGRLQGEISRLTGGRGCDDIVVVVPNPAAVAEALPFLAADGMLVVFAGAEAGNSIKLPLDRVSLYGAQFTGTSGSTVADQLQVLEKIQDNSLSATRTVAAIGGMKAMRHGLQAVLEKAYPGKVVIFPQLIDLPLLSLPELEQVLPDVYRQLDPGPTWTAQAERVLIEKCWTL, from the coding sequence ATGAGTGATCGCTGGCAACAGTACAGGCAGGCGACCGGGCCACTGCCCTCGCACAACCTGACGTGGCCCTTTGCTGGCCGTAGTCTGGAAAGCGTTGGAGTAGACGGTCAACCTGTCCGGGAAACAATGCCAACCTGTGGTCCTGATGAGATTCTGGTCCGAGTGGATGCCCTGGGCTTATGCGCTTCCGATGCCAAGATGATTCGTATGGGCCACGACTACCCACTTTTTTTTGAGCGGGACTTCGACGCCGATCCCGCCCGGCTGGGTCACGAAGCAGCCTTGACTGCTGTGATTGTCGGTGACGGATGGCAGGCCCAGTATTACGCTGGACAGCGCCTGGGCATTCAACCAGACGTGTACGTCGACGGCAAGCGCACCATTTTCGGCGTCAATATCCCCGGCGCGATGGCCCAATACGTAATTCTCGAGCGGGGGGTACTTGCCAGCGATTTTGGGAGCTGCATCTTTCCAGTCTTGTCTGATGTCAGTTATGCCGACATTGCTCTTCTAGAGCCATGGGCCTGTGTGGATGTGGCCTACAGGGCCACCGCCCGCCGTCCTACACCCAAACAAGATGGCCTGCTCTGGATCAAGGGCAATCCCGGCGACAGGCGGACATACCGAGTCGGTTGCGAGCTAAAAAGCAGACACATTGTGCTGACCAACGTGCCACCATCGCTTGCCAGGGAACTCCACAGCCGATATGGCGTCGTTGCGGAGCGACCGCGGGCGTCGGCAGTCGACGTGGCTGAGGAGTTTGCGCCCGATACCGGTCTTGACGATATCATTCTGATTGACCCGAAGGAAGCAGACCATGTCGCAGAAGCGGTTGACCAACTGGCCTCCCGCGGCACGTTGAATCTGGTGACGAATCACTCCTGGGACGAACCTGTTGCCGTGGACATGAACAAGCTTCACTACCAGCATCTGGCTCTGTTAGGTTGCACCGGGCCGGATATCGCCGATGCCTACGGCACTGAGCGCAACCGGTCTGAACTGCGCCCCGGTGGCGTGATCTGGATCCTGGGAGCGGGCGGCACCATGGGCCGAATGCATATTCAGCGGGCACTGCAACTGCCCAATGGTCCCCGCGCCATCATCGCTACCAATCGGGGACAGGAGCGCCTCAACAGTATCATCAACGACTTTTCCGCCCTGGCCGCAACCAGTGGTCGAGAGCTGGTAGCCTTCAACCCCACGATGGAACCTGGCCGGCTGCAAGGTGAAATCAGCCGGCTCACGGGCGGGCGCGGCTGCGACGACATTGTCGTGGTGGTTCCCAACCCCGCAGCAGTCGCAGAGGCCCTCCCTTTTTTGGCCGCTGATGGCATGCTTGTGGTTTTTGCCGGGGCGGAGGCAGGCAACTCAATCAAGCTTCCGCTCGACCGGGTGTCGCTGTACGGCGCGCAGTTCACCGGTACCAGCGGTTCGACCGTAGCGGACCAGTTGCAGGTGCTGGAAAAGATTCAGGACAATTCTCTGTCGGCGACCCGGACTGTTGCCGCTATTGGCGGGATGAAGGCGATGCGCCACGGTTTGCAGGCGGTGTTAGAGAAAGCCTACCCCGGCAAGGTTGTCATTTTCCCCCAGTTGATCGACCTGCCCCTGTTGAGCCTGCCTGAACTGGAACAGGTTCTGCCCGACGTTTACCGCCAGTTGGATCCCGGCCCAACCTGGACCGCGCAGGCTGAACGGGTGTTGATCGAAAAGTGCTGGACTCTGTAA
- a CDS encoding aldose 1-epimerase, with amino-acid sequence MLPSYRNHQCRLAEYTYQGLRLVFLENEFLRVGVLVDKGADIFQFLHKPSDTEFMLHTPRGLRPPAVQSVGSGWGAFLDYYQGGWQEILPNGGPACTYKGVEFGLHGEVTTIPWDYFIGADTPAEVQVTLSVRPFRTPFHLQRTMTLRRGEPLLLIEEALTNEGAEAMDFMWGHHPAFGAPFLGPDCRVDLPAGDLLIETFAGAAGTRLTGGGQYRWPHVSEDGGVRVDFSRPDAPGTGHEDLGYVVNLPEGWYAVTNQATQVGLALTWSLETFPYLWIWRQFNQSNGYPWYGQVYTMALEPWSSYPSAGLITAIENRSAAKIDPGESRHAAIRAVAYQGFDRVSNVSPAGEITGRNDR; translated from the coding sequence ATGCTGCCATCCTATCGAAATCATCAATGCCGGCTGGCTGAATACACCTACCAGGGCCTGCGCCTGGTCTTCCTGGAAAATGAATTTCTGCGCGTCGGCGTGCTGGTGGACAAGGGCGCCGACATCTTCCAGTTCCTTCACAAACCCAGCGATACTGAGTTCATGTTGCATACCCCGCGCGGGCTGCGCCCCCCCGCAGTCCAGAGCGTCGGTTCTGGCTGGGGCGCTTTTCTCGATTACTACCAGGGTGGCTGGCAGGAGATCCTGCCCAACGGCGGCCCCGCCTGCACCTACAAGGGGGTCGAGTTTGGGCTGCACGGTGAGGTGACTACCATTCCGTGGGATTATTTTATCGGGGCCGACACCCCCGCTGAGGTGCAAGTGACGCTGTCGGTGCGCCCCTTTCGAACCCCATTCCACCTGCAGCGCACCATGACCCTGCGCCGGGGCGAGCCACTGTTGTTGATTGAAGAAGCTTTAACCAACGAAGGCGCCGAAGCGATGGACTTCATGTGGGGCCACCATCCCGCCTTCGGTGCACCCTTTCTGGGGCCCGATTGCCGGGTTGATCTCCCCGCAGGCGACCTTCTCATCGAGACCTTCGCCGGTGCCGCCGGCACTCGACTGACCGGCGGCGGGCAATACCGGTGGCCCCACGTCTCTGAAGATGGCGGTGTCCGGGTGGATTTCAGCCGCCCGGACGCGCCCGGTACCGGCCATGAGGATCTGGGCTACGTCGTCAACCTGCCCGAAGGCTGGTATGCCGTCACCAATCAGGCAACCCAGGTCGGCCTTGCCCTCACCTGGTCGCTGGAAACATTTCCTTACCTGTGGATATGGCGTCAGTTCAACCAGAGCAATGGCTACCCCTGGTATGGTCAGGTTTACACCATGGCCCTGGAGCCCTGGTCCAGCTACCCATCGGCGGGATTAATCACTGCCATTGAAAACAGGTCCGCTGCGAAAATCGATCCGGGTGAATCGCGCCACGCCGCAATAAGGGCCGTTGCCTATCAAGGCTTCGATCGGGTATCAAACGTGTCGCCTGCAGGCGAAATAACGGGCAGGAATGACAGGTGA
- a CDS encoding uroporphyrinogen decarboxylase family protein has product MPAYSHRQRVLAAFNHQEPDRVPLDLMGNATMLLDETYLRLRDHLDLEPIPPVRSGTTANYYDERILEYFDIDFRRLFLPKNPTAKSTVLDDGTTIDPWGVGYRKAGLYVNIVRSPLQGATTVREVEAHNWPTAEELFTTEELAVEARRLTKDTDYALVARNPITFGFLDRACQIMEMSEFMMVLALYPDVARAIIAHLLEIYKDVYGMFLDAVGPYVHMVEIGDDLGSNRSLLISPKMYREFIKPAEQELYALIHEKAPHSVLFRHTDGAVFDVIPDFLEVGVNVLNPVQTSTEGMDARRLKAAYGDALTFHGAIEGLEGDPSVDQVVTEVKDRIDALGPGGGYVLASCNHMIDVRPEIIIAMFETAQSYGQYK; this is encoded by the coding sequence ATGCCTGCCTACAGCCACCGCCAGCGCGTACTTGCAGCTTTCAACCACCAGGAACCTGACCGCGTGCCCCTCGATTTGATGGGCAACGCTACCATGCTGCTGGATGAGACCTATCTCCGGCTGCGAGATCATCTTGATCTGGAACCAATCCCTCCTGTTCGATCAGGTACCACGGCCAACTACTACGACGAACGAATCCTGGAATACTTCGACATCGACTTCCGCCGCCTCTTCCTGCCAAAGAACCCCACCGCCAAAAGCACGGTCCTGGACGACGGCACCACCATCGATCCATGGGGTGTAGGCTATCGAAAGGCTGGCCTGTACGTCAATATCGTCCGAAGCCCCCTGCAGGGCGCAACTACTGTCCGGGAAGTGGAGGCCCACAACTGGCCTACCGCTGAAGAGCTATTTACCACAGAGGAGCTGGCTGTGGAAGCTCGGCGGCTGACCAAAGATACCGACTACGCGCTGGTAGCCCGCAACCCCATCACCTTTGGCTTCCTGGATCGCGCCTGCCAGATCATGGAGATGTCGGAATTCATGATGGTGCTGGCCCTTTATCCCGATGTGGCCAGGGCAATCATTGCCCATTTGCTGGAAATATACAAGGATGTTTACGGGATGTTCCTGGACGCGGTAGGTCCTTATGTGCACATGGTCGAAATCGGCGATGACCTGGGAAGCAACCGAAGCCTGCTCATCTCGCCGAAAATGTACCGCGAATTCATCAAACCGGCCGAGCAGGAACTCTACGCTCTGATCCACGAAAAGGCGCCCCATTCGGTCCTCTTCCGCCACACCGATGGCGCGGTCTTTGACGTGATCCCCGACTTCCTGGAGGTGGGTGTTAACGTGCTCAATCCAGTACAGACATCTACCGAAGGAATGGACGCCCGCCGATTGAAAGCCGCGTACGGTGACGCTCTCACCTTCCACGGTGCCATCGAAGGGCTGGAAGGCGATCCATCGGTAGACCAGGTGGTCACCGAGGTCAAGGACCGTATCGACGCCCTGGGCCCGGGCGGTGGCTATGTATTGGCCTCCTGCAACCACATGATCGACGTCAGGCCGGAAATCATCATTGCCATGTTTGAAACTGCGCAATCGTACGGTCAGTACAAGTAA
- a CDS encoding SDR family NAD(P)-dependent oxidoreductase, translating to MSRISADLTGKVAFVTGGGSGIGRGFALQMAKSGASVAVTDLNGQAAADVSAGISASGGNSIALPLDVTDAVAVESAISTAISRFGHIDILFANAGVLGPANFLDITPADWDLVLDVNIKGVALTCRAAAPHMMERQQGRILITASYNGVRAGTHVIPYRVSKAALLMYTRCLAMVMAPYDVTVNAICPGVTLTPMQVSYADKTAAEQGISREEYLAERSESIPMKHFTEIEDLTGLAQFLVSDSARLITGQAIAPDGGVMASS from the coding sequence ATGTCTAGGATTTCAGCCGATTTGACGGGTAAGGTAGCGTTTGTCACCGGCGGCGGCAGTGGCATTGGTCGCGGTTTCGCCCTGCAGATGGCCAAGAGTGGTGCATCGGTCGCCGTAACTGATCTCAATGGCCAGGCCGCTGCCGATGTATCCGCCGGGATCTCTGCTTCGGGCGGCAACAGCATCGCATTGCCCCTGGACGTCACCGACGCCGTCGCCGTCGAATCTGCCATTTCTACTGCCATCTCCCGCTTCGGGCATATCGACATTCTCTTCGCCAACGCGGGTGTCTTGGGTCCGGCTAACTTCCTGGATATCACGCCCGCCGATTGGGACCTGGTTCTGGACGTCAATATCAAGGGTGTGGCGCTGACTTGCCGTGCCGCCGCACCCCACATGATGGAACGGCAGCAGGGCCGGATCCTGATAACGGCCTCCTACAATGGCGTTCGCGCCGGCACCCATGTGATTCCCTACCGGGTCAGCAAGGCAGCGCTGTTGATGTATACTCGCTGTCTCGCCATGGTGATGGCGCCCTACGATGTTACAGTCAATGCTATCTGTCCCGGCGTTACCTTGACCCCCATGCAAGTCAGCTACGCCGACAAAACCGCGGCCGAACAGGGTATCTCTCGCGAGGAATACCTGGCCGAACGCTCCGAAAGCATTCCGATGAAACATTTTACCGAAATTGAAGACCTCACCGGTCTGGCCCAGTTCCTGGTCTCCGACAGCGCCCGCCTGATCACCGGCCAGGCCATCGCCCCCGACGGGGGCGTCATGGCGTCATCTTGA
- a CDS encoding DeoR family transcriptional regulator, translating into MATDNRLNNMVTLVEERGYLSVKELSQTFDVSEVTVRRDLQRLHDEQRLLRTYGGAARLPPQPGQPPMSLGENRETASTSSESSLIEQVDVLIAISLSPRSDMILLERAEKHGVPIVAESLAMQGARTLVAVDNYQAGCSLGRWAGQYAQQHFAGQARMLDLTYHLSNTQDRSKGFLAGLQEIVPEARVSLSLNTQADWQSAYQLTTDAIQVYPEINIIFGINDTTVEGAIQACRDLGIPPETMLVLTFGLEGNTLREELQREEYLKAGLAMFPEIVGPTCIEAAIASYNHVDMPAQLVTPHMVLTADNLGDVYEQGEEGWRFKPENGDLALTIPILRGGDAGDTLPEKVGFLVPFSEHEWYKNLSAAMQGHANKLGIELDKTDAAENLKDELVLRKLSIAEEASKLVKAGDVVLIDGGQVTTYLADALRGKSDITVITNAMSVVDVLRNQPGIALISTGGLLRNESQTLTGPTAEAVLRELRANRLFLAVTGVSLDFGLSHTNLAEVTVKQAMIRAAREVILLADHTKFEQESVVQVAPISIVDKVITDNALPASTRLDLSKLGIEIVLAKA; encoded by the coding sequence ATGGCCACAGATAATCGTTTGAACAACATGGTAACGCTCGTGGAGGAGCGTGGTTATTTGTCTGTGAAAGAGTTGAGTCAAACGTTCGACGTGTCTGAGGTGACCGTGCGACGCGATCTTCAGCGATTGCATGATGAGCAGCGCCTGCTACGGACCTATGGCGGCGCGGCGCGCTTGCCTCCTCAGCCGGGACAGCCGCCAATGTCCCTGGGAGAAAATCGTGAGACGGCTTCAACTTCGTCGGAGAGTTCCCTGATCGAACAGGTTGACGTACTTATCGCCATTTCGTTGAGCCCCCGTTCCGATATGATTCTGCTGGAGCGTGCCGAGAAGCATGGCGTGCCAATTGTGGCGGAGTCGCTGGCGATGCAGGGGGCCAGAACCCTGGTCGCGGTAGATAACTATCAGGCCGGCTGTTCGTTGGGGCGCTGGGCCGGGCAGTATGCGCAACAACATTTTGCAGGCCAGGCCCGGATGCTGGACCTGACCTACCACCTGAGTAATACGCAGGATCGCAGCAAAGGATTCCTGGCAGGCTTGCAGGAGATAGTTCCGGAGGCCAGGGTATCCCTATCGCTCAATACCCAGGCCGATTGGCAGTCGGCCTATCAATTGACAACCGATGCGATTCAGGTTTATCCTGAGATCAACATCATTTTTGGCATCAATGACACGACCGTTGAAGGTGCGATCCAGGCCTGCAGGGATCTGGGCATCCCGCCCGAGACCATGCTGGTCCTTACCTTTGGGTTGGAGGGGAATACCCTGAGGGAGGAGTTGCAACGGGAGGAGTATCTGAAAGCTGGTCTGGCCATGTTTCCCGAGATTGTTGGACCGACCTGTATCGAAGCTGCGATTGCCTCCTACAACCACGTGGATATGCCTGCTCAGTTGGTGACGCCCCACATGGTACTGACGGCAGACAATCTCGGCGACGTCTATGAGCAGGGGGAAGAGGGCTGGCGTTTTAAACCGGAAAACGGCGATTTGGCCCTTACAATTCCCATCCTGCGGGGCGGTGATGCAGGTGACACGCTGCCAGAGAAGGTGGGTTTTCTGGTGCCGTTCAGCGAACATGAGTGGTACAAAAACCTGTCGGCGGCCATGCAGGGGCATGCCAACAAACTGGGCATTGAATTGGACAAAACCGACGCGGCGGAAAATCTCAAGGACGAACTGGTTTTACGGAAGCTTAGTATCGCGGAGGAAGCCAGCAAGCTGGTCAAAGCGGGAGATGTCGTTCTGATCGATGGAGGGCAGGTGACCACCTACCTTGCCGACGCGTTGAGGGGGAAGAGTGACATAACGGTGATCACCAACGCCATGTCGGTTGTGGACGTGCTGCGAAACCAACCGGGAATCGCCTTGATATCAACCGGGGGGCTGCTTCGCAACGAAAGCCAAACCCTGACCGGCCCAACCGCTGAAGCCGTCTTGCGGGAACTGAGAGCGAACAGGTTGTTTCTGGCGGTCACCGGCGTGTCGCTTGACTTCGGTCTGTCTCACACCAACCTGGCTGAAGTGACCGTCAAGCAGGCCATGATCAGGGCCGCGCGCGAGGTAATTTTGCTGGCCGATCACACCAAGTTTGAGCAGGAATCGGTGGTGCAGGTCGCGCCC